In a genomic window of Gossypium arboreum isolate Shixiya-1 chromosome 9, ASM2569848v2, whole genome shotgun sequence:
- the LOC108455752 gene encoding uncharacterized protein LOC108455752 isoform X2: MVSREHKRAALHEKLQLLRSITNSHAVNKTTIIVDASKYIEELKQKVERLNQDISAAQTSNDQNPLPMVTVETLEKGFLINVFSEKNCPGLLVSLLEAFEELGLNILEARVSCTDSFRLQAVGGENEEQSESINAQVVKQAVLQAIKNWSEGTDQQE; this comes from the exons atggtTTCTAGGGAGCACAAGAGAGCAGCACTGCATGAGAAGCTTCAACTTCTTCGTTCCATTACAAACTCTCATGCT GTGAATAAAACAACAATCATTGTGGATGCATCAAAGTACATTGAAGAGCTAAAACAGAAAGTAGAAAGATTGAATCAAGATATATCAGCTGCACAAACTTCAAATGATCAAAATCCATTGCCTATG GTTACAGTAGAAACACTAGAGAAGGGTTTTCTTATAAATGTATTTTCAGAAAAGAACTGCCCTGGTCTACTTGTTTCTTTATTGGAAGCCTTTGAAGAACTGGGTCTTAATATTCTTGAAGCTAGGGTTTCTTGCACTGATAGCTTTCGATTACAAGCAGTTGGTGGAGAA aaTGAAGAACAAAGTGAATCTATTAATGCACAAGTGGTGAAACAAGCAGTGTTGCAAGCTATTAAGAATTGGAGTGAGGGTACTGATCAACAGGAGTAA
- the LOC108455752 gene encoding transcription factor SCREAM2-like isoform X1 — protein sequence MVSREHKRAALHEKLQLLRSITNSHAVNKTTIIVDASKYIEELKQKVERLNQDISAAQTSNDQNPLPMQVTVETLEKGFLINVFSEKNCPGLLVSLLEAFEELGLNILEARVSCTDSFRLQAVGGENEEQSESINAQVVKQAVLQAIKNWSEGTDQQE from the exons atggtTTCTAGGGAGCACAAGAGAGCAGCACTGCATGAGAAGCTTCAACTTCTTCGTTCCATTACAAACTCTCATGCT GTGAATAAAACAACAATCATTGTGGATGCATCAAAGTACATTGAAGAGCTAAAACAGAAAGTAGAAAGATTGAATCAAGATATATCAGCTGCACAAACTTCAAATGATCAAAATCCATTGCCTATG CAGGTTACAGTAGAAACACTAGAGAAGGGTTTTCTTATAAATGTATTTTCAGAAAAGAACTGCCCTGGTCTACTTGTTTCTTTATTGGAAGCCTTTGAAGAACTGGGTCTTAATATTCTTGAAGCTAGGGTTTCTTGCACTGATAGCTTTCGATTACAAGCAGTTGGTGGAGAA aaTGAAGAACAAAGTGAATCTATTAATGCACAAGTGGTGAAACAAGCAGTGTTGCAAGCTATTAAGAATTGGAGTGAGGGTACTGATCAACAGGAGTAA
- the LOC128280419 gene encoding uncharacterized protein LOC128280419: MDQRLEQIQKEMQEQLQEQLAKIQQEIKDQMLEAQRNMMAEMAQLLKGATDKGKGPMTITEGDNEDHPPGFTPPHVQTQAEAYPRRPSITIRPQQGQVNAGIPLNFQSSLGFNPGDNPANPVIPGLDVAEREEMRLESSRQLEEHYRWLGKKFKAFENADNHQGIDAKDLSLVPDLVLFHKFKMQEFEKYNGTTCPETYIIMFCRRMTGYVNNDQLLIHCFQDNLVRAANMEKKPNKSFKQYAQRWREVAMQVQLSLLEKETTMLFINTLKALFITHMIGSTTKSFADMVMAGEMIENAIRGGKIEGETAKRSAPRRKDNEGSGSRQNSKKISFTPIPLTYRELYQSLFNVHAIAPFHLKLLQPPYPKWYDANAKYEYHARILGHSIENCTDFKKAVERLIKLGVVKFDNTPNTENPLPNHGDQGVNAIGKASERRMKEDIAEVRIPMKVIWEEMMKRGMLTSKNKRRETRNYGEFHENEGHEVQDCKKFKALVQGFIDNKELQIFKGSSYEKQVCVLEDELKGTSRPRIIISLLGNNEVGAQMVPKSYDCSVTVPEDESIASTSNDVQVEGSHTRSGKRYDTVGIREEPTKTKNISTEKEKEAEVPIKEPVKEEEAKEFLKFLKHSGYSMVEQLRRQSARISVLALLLSSEVHRDALMKVLNETYVTHDISVSKLDRLVNNIIADNFIYFNDDKIPPGGRGLPNDGSHMKTCQNVVRAFDGTERKLMGKIDIPLEIGPRRPWIHSAGAVPSSLHQKLKLVRMDEFVNATFISEGSELPVPKIARATRMALQMMVGKGALPGRGLREYLQRGTQISELKKKRDRFGLGFKPDYKQRRKEVEKRQERKRARLNGREVEWEPITFPPISQTFIFGGLLIEESHQINAIHDEGSEQGNFKGIRPYEPGSSLNN, translated from the exons atggatcaaagacTTGAGCAGATTCAGAAAGAGATGCAAGAACAGTTACAGGAGCAATTGGCAAAAATCCAACAAGAGATAAAGGATCAAATGTTGGAGgctcaaaggaatatgatggctgagaTGGCTCAGCTGTTGAAGGGGGCGACGGATAAAGGAAAGGGCCCTATGACCATCACTGAAGGAGATAATGAGGATCATCCTCCGGGTTTCACCCCACCCCATGTGCAAACTCAAGCTGAAGCATATCCTCGAAGGCCATCCATCACAATAAGGCCTCAACAGGGTCAAGTTAATGCTGGAATACCCCTGAACTTTCAATCTAGTTTGGGATTCAATCCTGGAGACAATCCTGCCAATCCGGTTATCCCCGGTCTAGATGTAGCTGAGAGGGAAGAAATGAGACTCGAATCATCAAGGCAATTGGAGGAACATTATAGATGGTTAGGGAAGAAGTTTAAGGCATTTGAAAACGCTGATAATCATCAGGGAATCGATGCCAAAgacttgagtttggtcccagatttggtaCTTTTCCATAAGTTCAAGATGCAAGagtttgagaagtacaatgggactacttgccctgAGACCTATATCATTATGTTTTGTAGACGAATGACTGGatatgtaaacaatgatcaactattgatccattgttttcaagacaaTTTGGTTAGAGCAGCG aacatggaaaagaagcctaATAAAAGTTTTAAGCAATATGCCCAGAGATGGAGAGAGGTCGCCATGCAAGTCCAACTATCGCTCTTGGAGAAGGAAACTACTATGCTGTTCATTAACACTTTGAAGGCCCTATTCattactcacatgattggaagtaccaccaaGAGTTTTGCTGATATGGTTATGGCaggagaaatgattgagaatgccataaggggTGGCAAGATAGAGGGGGAAACTGCCAAACGATCAGCCCCACGGAGAAAAGATAATGAG GGATCTGGTTCGAGACAGAATTCTAAGAAAATCTCATTTACACCTATCCCGTTAACGTATCGGGAGCTTTACCAAAGTTTATTTAATGTGCATGCGATAGCtccttttcatttgaaactaCTGCAACCTCCATACCCTAAATGGTACGATGCAAATGCCAAATACGAATACCATGCTAGAATACTGGGGCATTCGATCGAAAACTGTACCGATTTTAAGAAGGCCGTAGAAAGGCTTATTAAGTTGGGGGTAGTGAAGTTCGACAATACTCCTAATACTGAAAACCCGTTGCCAAATCATGgcgatcaaggagtgaatgccattggcAAAGCTAGTGAGAGGAGAATGAAGGAAGATATTGCTGAGGTGAGGATACCTATGAAGGTGATTTGGGAGGAGAtgatgaagagaggtatgttAACCTCTAAAAACAAGAGAAGAGAAACAAGGAACTATGGTGAGTTCCATGAGAACGAAGGACATGAAGTTCAGGATTGCAAAAAATTTAAGGCCTTGGTGCAAGGCTTTATAGACAACAAAGAATTACAAATTTTTAAAGGTAGCTCTTATGAAAAACAAGTATGTGTGCTAGAGGATGAACTGAAAGGAACTAGCCGGCCAAGGATTATTATTTCACTACTAGGGAATAATGAAGTAGGGGCACAAATGGTGCCTAAG AGTTATGACTGCAGTGTGACAGTGCCGGAGGATGAGAGTATAGCCAGTACGTCTAATGATGTACAAGTTGAGGGTTCCCATACACGGAGTGGAAAGCGGTATGATACGGTAGGCATCAGAGAGGAGCCCACAAAAACAAAGAATATTAGTACGGAGAAGGAAAAAGAGGCTGAAGTGCCTATCAAGGAGCCAGTAAaggaggaggaggctaaggaatttctaaagttccttaagcatagcggGTATAGCATGGTCGAGCAGTTGCGTAGGCAGTCGGCTCGCATATCAGTATTGGCtctacttctgagttctgaggtACATCGGGATGCATTAATGAAGGTGCTCaatgaaacatatgtcacccatgacatatccgttagCAAGCTAGACCGTTTGGTGAATAATATAATTGCAgataatttcatctactttaaTGATGATAAAATCCCACCGGGGGGCAGGGG ATTACCAAATGATGgttctcacatgaagacatgtcaaaatgtggtaagagccttcgatGGTACAGAAAGGAAGCTGATGGGAAAGATTGACATCCCCTTGGAAATTGGGCCGA ggaggccatggatacactcagcgGGAGCGGTGCCCTCATCGTTGCACCAGAAATTAAAGTTGGTGAGGATGGATG AATTCGTGAATGCAACTTTCATTTCAGAAGGGAGTGAGCTACCGGTGCCAAAGATAGCAAGAGCCACGAGGATGGCTCTACAAATGATGGTGGGAAAGGGAGCCTTACCAGGAAGAGGGTTAAGAGAATACCTGCAAAGAGGGACTCAAATTTCAGAACTGAAAAAGAAGAGAGATCGCTTTGGtctgggcttcaagccagactaTAAGCAAAGGAGGAAGGAAGTTGAGAAGCGCCAAGAGAGAAAAAGGGCGCGCCTTaatggaagagaagtggagtgggagccGATAACATTCCCTCCAATATCCCAAACCTTCATATTTGGAGGGTTACTTATAGAAGAAAGTCATCAGATTAATGCTATACACGACGAAGGATCGGAGCAAGGAAACTttaagggcattcgcccttacgaaccgggaagctctctgaacaattga